In [Mycobacterium] stephanolepidis, the genomic window GGTGGCGGTGGCAATCTCGGTGGACCCCAAGGTGTTCGACGAGGACTCCGACATCCGCACCATCAGTGCGATCAGGCCCATCGACGACGGATACGCGAACGGATATGGCAATGCCAAGTGGGCCGGTGAGGTGCTGCTGCGGGAGGCACACGACCTATGCGGCCTGCCGGTCGCAGTATTCCGCTCCGACATGATCCTGGCCCACAGCCACTACACCGGCCAGCTCAACGTCCCCGACCAATTCACCCGCCTCATCCTCAGCCTGATCGCCACCGGCATCGCACCCGGCTCCTTCTACCAGCCACACGCGACAGGCGAACGCCCACGCGCCCACTATGACGGACTACCCGCTGATTTCACGGCGTCGGCCATCACCTCCCTCGGCATCACGGTCGCGGCTTCGGAAAGCTTCCACACGTACGACTCGGTGAACCCGCACTCCGACGGCATCTCACTGGACAACTTCGTCGACTGGCTCATCGACGCCGGATATCCCATCCAGCGCATCGACAACTACAGCGACTGGTTCGACCGCTTCGACACCGCCATCCGCGGCCTACCCGAAAAACAAAAGCAACACTCCCTGCTACCACTACTGCACGCGTACCGGTATCCGCAGCACGCACACAACGGTGCATTCCTCCCCGCCATCAGATTCCGCGAGGGCGTCCAGGCCACCCAGAACACCGACATTCCCCACCTCACCCGGGACCTCATCGTCAAGTACGCCACGGATCTGCGGCAGCTCGGACTGCTGTAGACGCACGAATTTCTGTGCGCCGCTTTCAGTTCCGGATCGATACCGCCGAAAGCCCGGATCCGGAATGAACCGCGGTGTTAGGGTCCCCGCCATGGGACAGTGGTCACGCGACGAGCTGCAGAGCATGTTCGACCATCACCTTCGGGTGGTCGATGAGATAGGCCCCAAGGGCGAGTGGGCCAGGTATGCGGACCTTTTCGCCGCGAACGCCAGTTACATCGAACCGACCTATGGCACCTTCGAGGGTCGGGAGGCCATCCGCGAATCCATGGTCAAGACCATGTCGGAGTTCCCCGGGGCGGAGATGCCGCACTACTTCTCCAACTGGCATGTCGTCGACGAGGAACACGGCTGGGTCATCTGCGAGCTGGTCAACCGGATGAGGGACCCGGGCGACGGAAGTATCTGGGAAGCGACGAATATCAGCATCTTTCGCTACGCCGGCGACAACCAATGGGCCAACGAAGAAGATGTCTACAACCCGATGCAGTTCATGATGGCGATCCAGGGTTACGTGCAGCGCTGCAGCGAGCTGGGCTCGCTGTCCCCGGCGGCCCAGACCTTCGGAAAGAACATGGGCTGGCTCGGCTAGCTCGTGGCGAGGAACCTACCCGCCTTGACCGTACTGCCGAAGCCCTCGACGAAGGTGCCGTAGGAGTACACCCGCCGGCCACCGACGACCGTGGCTGCGATCGCCTTGTCGTTGCGGCACACCTGCCGGGACACCCCGAATTCATCCATGTAGTGCTCGTGGTAATCCTCCAGCGAATCATCAAGTCCCTCAGGGTCAATGACCGCGATATCGGCGGTGTCGCCGATACGCAACCGCCCTGCGTCCAATCCGTACCATTCGCCGAGCTCACCGGTGAGCCGATGCACCGCGGCTTCCAGCGGCATGAACGGCGTACCCGCCTCGCAGGCCTCTTTGACGCGCTTGAGTAAGCGCAGCCCCGCGTTGTAGAAGGACATGTTGCGCAGGTGCGCCCCCGAGTCGTTGTTACCCAGCTGGAAGTGGGGGTACTTGATGGCCTCGTTGAGCACATCGGTTCGGTCGTTGGCGATCGTGGTGTGCCAGCGCACCTTTCCCGGGTACTCGGACACCAGGTCCAGGAAGGCGTCCACCGGCTGCACTCCGCGCACGTCGGCCACCTGACCGAACGACTTGCCCACCACCGATGCATCGGGACACCCGACGATCTCGGTGTCGTACATGTCGCGGTTCCAGGCCACCACTCCGTACTTCTGGGCCATCTCCTTGCGGAACCGGCGACGATATCCCTCATCCTTGATCAGGTCGACGCGCTGGAGCTGATCACGGATATCCAACGCCGCCGTGCCCGAGGCGAACTCCTCAAA contains:
- a CDS encoding nuclear transport factor 2 family protein, whose translation is MGQWSRDELQSMFDHHLRVVDEIGPKGEWARYADLFAANASYIEPTYGTFEGREAIRESMVKTMSEFPGAEMPHYFSNWHVVDEEHGWVICELVNRMRDPGDGSIWEATNISIFRYAGDNQWANEEDVYNPMQFMMAIQGYVQRCSELGSLSPAAQTFGKNMGWLG